A genomic segment from Malus domestica chromosome 05, GDT2T_hap1 encodes:
- the LOC139196091 gene encoding uncharacterized protein → MIETYTTWYHHGERLEQASSSYVTRVETIESNVDPNEQVMNILNDIYPYASSNTNQEGGDDGRPTMDSEAFKNYEKLLKNAKQELYPGCENFSVLTEIVELMHGKIKFRLSNKCYDYFFVVIKRMLPKENCLPEDHKSAQKVLKGLGFGYEKIHACVNNCILFYKKNKQLDKCPVCNEPRFKMTSQNRKTKIPQKIMRYLPLKPRLQRLYMLMHTATDMRWHKEGRVNDDVMRHPADGEAWKEFDRIYPDFAADPRNMFTMRVAVMWTVNDFPAYAMVSGWMTKSYLACPICKENVTSSWHARKVCYLGHRRWLPWDNEWRQKDKAFHGIKETRLRPREWSGDEILDQLNRLEFGNFGKGVSNPRPTTHLNWTHKSMLFELPYWSKLKLRHNLDVMHIEKNVFDTLVGTILDIERKTKDTMEARLDLERMGIRSSLWMKNVGGTLKKGHPFFTVKLNGKKEFFNFISSVKFPDGYLSNISRCVNVKGCKFSNIKSHDCHVILQRLLPIGIRYLLPLDVVKPIVLLLRFFSQLIARCLRKSDVKQLQDDIMRHCLPDEALLARPVNCRWMYPIKRYIDVETAFNRPQRNNDGGVRKEKLSVFAQIARPFGDPVKGESFTKKDMEVAHWFILNNCDDALPYLEEHEQLMKQEHPSHLYAKKHRDLFASGFHAHMNKLKELNSPSYDEELYNLARGPLHVELFSSCHVNGIKFLGETRDDKLSTQNSGVHVPGAGDSEDIDFYGKLTSVVQLLYKDRCQVILFKCVWFDTNPHNRMSVKRDHGLLSVNTTRRWYDEDPYILATMAKQIFYLDDPKVGNGWKVVQKIDRRGLYDIPEVDHDDNDDNVADQQLSSSIEIGEETLRDTNIVQEPFDVPEVPEFKISIDLGDLPQYNAPEEENKDEDEWESGNDSSEDSESYYFPIGLYGFQHYLSMLGLIILIPLVIVPAMGGTYGPSFVYLAPTLAIINSPEFQGLNGNLTSFKIGLRRASADLALKY, encoded by the exons ATGATTGAGACCTATACTACTTGGTATCATCATGGAGAACGATTAGAGCAAGCTTCGTCTTCATACGTGACACGAGTGGAGACTATTGAATCTAATGTGGATCCTAATGAACAAGTTATGAATATTCTAAATGACATTTATCCATACGCCTCGAGCAACACCAATCAGGAAGGGGGAGATGATGGCCGTCCAACCATGGACAGTGAGGCATTCAAAAACTATGAAAAACTATTGAAAAATGCCAAGCAAGAATTATATCCGGGTTGCGAGAACTTTTCGGTGCTCACAGAAATTGTGGAGTTGATGCATGGCAAGATCAAGTTTCGTTTGTCAAACAAATGTTATGATTACTTTTTTGTTGTTATCAAGAGGATGCTTCCAAAGGAGAATTGTTTACCTGAAGATCATAAAAGTGCCCAAAAAGTGTTGAAGGGTCTCGGATTTGGGTATGAAAAAATTCACGCATGTGTAAATAATTGTATATTATTCTATAAGAAGAACAAACAGTTGGATAAATGCCCTGTCTGCAATGAGCCGAGGTTTAAAATGACATCACAGAATAGAAAGACCAAGATTCCACAAAAAATAATGCGTTATCTTCCATTGAAGCCTAGGTTGCAGCGattgtacatgttgatgcataCCGCAACCGACATGAGATGGCATAAAGAAGGACGGGTAAATGATGATGTTATGAGGCATCCTGCAGATGGAGAGGCATGGAAAGAATTCGATCGGATATACCCTGATTTTGCAGCTGACCCGCGCAAT ATGTTCACCATGCGAGTGGCAGTGATGTGGACAGTAAATGATTTTCCCGCGTATGCAATGGTTTCTGGGTGGATGACTAAGAGTTATTTGGCATGTCCAATATGCAAAGAGAACGTAACATCGTCTTGGCATGCAAGAAAAGTTTGTTATCTTGGTCATCGTAGATGGCTCCCTTGGGACAACGAGTGGCGTCAGAAGGATAAAGCCTTCCACGGCATAAAAGAGACTCGGCTAAGACCAAGAGAATGGTCTGGAGATGAGATTTTGGATCAGTTAAACCGTTTGGAATTTGGTAATTTCGGCAAAGGGGTCAGTAACCCCAGACCAACCACACATCTGAACTGGACGCACAAGAGTATGTTATTTGAGCTCCCGTACTGGTCAAAGttaaaattgagacacaaccttgatgttatgcatattgagaaaaatgtgtttgatacTTTGGTCGGGACAATTCTAGAcattgaaagaaaaacaaaagacacgatgGAAGCTCGCCTCGATTTGGAACGAATGGGCATTAGGTCATCCTTGTGGATGAAGAATGTCGGTGGCACATTAAAGAAAGGCCATCCCTTTTTTACAGTTAAGCTGAATGGGAAGAAagagtttttcaactttattTCTTCTGTAAAGTTTCCAGATGGGTATCTTTCCAATATATCACGTTGCGTGAACGTGAAGGGGTGTAAATTTTCAAACATAAAGAGTCATGACTGTCATGTGATACTCCAACGCCTTCTTCCGATTGGTATTCGATACTTATTGCCTCTTGATGTGGTTAAACCAATCGTGTTGTTGTTGAGATTTTTTTCGCAGTTGATTGCAAGGTGTTTGCGGAAGTCGGATGTTAAACAATTACAGGATGACATT ATGAGGCATTGCTTGCCAGATGAGGCATTGCTTGCCAGACCAGTGAACTGtcgatggatgtatccaataaAAAG ATATATTG ATGTTGAGACAGCTTTCAATCGTCCTCAACGCAATAATGACGGTGGTGTTAGAAAAGAGAAACTGTCTGTTTTTGCCCAAATTGCGCGACCATTCGGCGATCCTGTAAAAGGTGAATCGTTTACCAAAAAGGACATGGAGGTAGCGCATTGGTTCATACTCAACAATTGTGATGATGCTTTGCCATACCTTGAAGAGCATGAACAATTGATGAAGCAGGAACATCCTTCACATTTATATGCCAAGAAGCACCGTGACTTGTTTGCTTCGGGGTTTCACGCACAT ATGAACAAATTGAAGGAATTGAATTCACCCTCTTACGATGAAGAATTATATAACTTGGCGAGAGGACCGCTGCACGTTGAATTGTTCTCAAGTTGTCATGTCAATGGGATCAAGTTCTTGGGGGAAACACGTGATGACAAGTTGTCTACTCAAAATAGTGGTGTCCATGTCCCGGGTGCGGGCGACAGTGAAGACATTGACTTTTATGGCAAACTAACTAGTGTAGTacaattgctttacaaagacaGGTGTCAAGTGATATTGTTTAAGTGTGtttggtttgatacaaacccacaTAACCGAATGAGTGTTAAGCGAGACCATGGTTTACTATCAGTAAACACTACGAGACGTTGGTACGATGAAGACCCATACATTTTGGCAACAATGGCAAAACAAATATTCTATCTAGACGACCCTAAAGTCGGCAATggttggaaagttgttcagAAGATTGATCGAAGAGGGCTATATGATATTCCAGAAGTAGATCATGATGACAATGATGACAATGTCGCTGACCAACAGTTATCATCTTCGATAGAAATTGGTGAAGAAACACTCCGAGATACTAATATTGTCCAAGAACCGTTTGACGTACCTGAAGTTCCCGAATTCAAAATATCAATTGACCTTGGTGATCTGCCTCAATACAATGCAccggaagaggaaaacaaaGATGAAGACGAATGGGAATCTGGAAATGATAGTAGTGAGGATAGCGAGAGTTATTATT TTCCCATTGGTCTCTACGGGTTTCAGCATTATCTTTCCATGTTGGGCTTGATAATTCTAATTCCACTCGTCATAGTGCCGGCAATGGGTGGTACTTAT GGCCCGTCATTTGTTTACCTAGCTCCTACATTGGCGATAATCAATTCCCCAGAATTTCAAGGACTCAATGGAAAT CTCACATCGTTCAAAATAGGCTTGAGAAGGGCATCTGCAGATTTGGCACTAAAGTACTGA